The Oryza brachyantha chromosome 7, ObraRS2, whole genome shotgun sequence genomic interval cgttcgacagcggtctgggcctgttgcaacgtggtgtaacgttggacagtggatgattattttaaatgtttgctttacttttatttcagtctattttatttactgttttgctaaattaccgcagcttttgtgcaatttaaccttagcctattccttgtaccctattgcattcattattcttcctctcttgggtgttacttgttgagtacggtggtttgtactcagccttgcttaattttttccccaccagagcaagtgccagagcctgagtcagaaggttgttccgaaggttgaagtaaggttcagtccgccgtcgagagtgcctgtggtgtggagccgtcttcgctagctgaagctgaagattagatggtttagtttgttttccttttccgctgtatttcgatagataattgtttttatttgtttttaagtcgtggaactgtatattaatttgtcatagtgtgtactcgggctgatgcctggaccgagatttaatacatgctattgttcagaaatttggtgtaaatttctgggcgtgacaccatGTGAGTCCCACGTCGCcggagatactgacatgtgggacccacatggccccaccaacacgtcgtggcatgccatgtcagcggatggagtggGTCAGAGcctgtttggacctatatgacatacTAGACAAGTTcagggacccaaaaatatattttgagagttcagagacctagatgacacatacacACTAGTTTAGAGACCACgggtgcacttcactcattTTTATTCTCGACTTCACTATCTGGTTCTCTGCTAAACCACGTAGATATTTTGAAACTGAGGTATCACGCGGGTATTTCTACCATTTAGTAGCCTGTTCGGCTGTTCCTGAAACAACGAGCATGAAACAAGCAAGATTACCACCTACGTTGTATAATgtttcatatttaatttttttttaacgtttgattcgtcttattaaaaaatttagtacaaatataaaaattgataacGAATTgataacgtttgatcattcatcttattaaaaaatttagtacaaatatgaaaattgataagtcgtgcttaaagttcttttgataataaagtaagtcacaagcaaaataaatgatattttcataattttgtgaataagataaataatcaaacactacaaagaaaaaagttaaacatcttgcatttatgaaacggagggaggaACAGTTATTATATGAGGAGTATTTATCTAGAGTAGCTCACATATACAACAGTAACGACATCTACGCAACAATGGCCACGGCGAcagcagcgacggccggcggcgaagccGAAGTCCAGATAGCGGTTGCACAtggcgccgcccccgccgccgcagccggagCCGCAGGCGATGTGAACCGGGAGAGGTCCGAGACGTCGAGCCCCTCCCGTGGCGGCAGCACCACCACCCCTCAGCGGCCGGTGATCAAGGGGTCCTCTccacaaccgccgccgccgacggctaTGGACAAGACGCTATCCAGCGTGGCGAACCTCGCGAAACTCCTGCCGACGGGCACGGCCCTGGCGTTCCagtcgctgtcgccgtcgttcACCAACAGGGGCGCGTGCCTCACGTCCAACCGGTACCTCACCGCGGCGCTCCTCTACCTCTGCGTCCTCTCCtgcatcttcttctccttcaccGACAGCTTcgtgggcggcgacgggaaGCTCTACTACGGCGTGGCCACGGCCAAGGGCTTCCTCGTGTTCAACTACGACcccagcagcggcggcggcggcggcgatgacgacgacgaccagcgGCGCCGGAGGGAGGTGTTCAAGGACCTCCGCAGGCTGAGGATACGGTGGGTGGACTACGTGCACGCGGTGTTCACGGCGGTGGTGTTCCTGACGGTGGCGTTCAGCAGCACAGCCGTGCAGACCTGCTACTTCCCCGACTCCGGCGACAACGTCAAGCAGCTGCTCACCAACCTGCCCCTCGGCGCCGGCTTCCTGTCCACCAccgtcttcctcgtcttccCGACGACGCGCAAGGGCATTGGATACGGTGACCCGTCTACGAATTAACGTACGTGCGCGGTGCGCCTAGCTAGAAACTCGATCTTCTTGATGCTTGCCTGCTTGCACAGTGATgtgtttattattaattaattattgttggCCAAGCCTTTCATTtggaatttaattaatttccgTGTAACGCGAATATGTGCAGCTTCTACTCACGATTTGTGTGTTCTACGCATTTTATAAACGgcattaaaaagtaaaagagcTTCTTTGCGATTGCTCAGAAGATGCATCCACCCTTATTCTTACTGAAGCGTGCTCGTTTTAAAAATAAGgtctattttgtttttgttagatAAGGTAACCAATGcttaatctattaatatatcactTAGATACAAAAGAATAATCATATGaatgtatttttctaatacGAATTCatcctatattttgaaacatggGAGTAGTTGCTTGTGAACTAGGGCACACTTAACTTGTACCATATGcagctttctttttctttgtcaGGATGACGTAAGAATGACAATCCAAATAGTATtaagattaagaaaaaaaagttaaaaaacatcaacaaTAGAAGTCTATCGAGGTTGCTGTGCACCGTAGCAAATGCCTGAAAAAACTATGTGCCAACCACACAAACACAAGCCTTTAAGATGGGAGCCTAGCACCAAACCGGTCGTTGCTAGTTCTATAATTGCATTACATGACAAAGTCTCCAAAAGAGTATCGTCGTTTCCGGCCATCCCTTAGGAAAGAGTGACCATTCCCCACGTCACATTTCCCCCGTTCTAAAGGATGGTATGAggtttgttttgtaattttttaaatacaaaaatttgtaaattatttaataaatgaaattaaaaattcaaaaaattctgaTTCGGTGTGTATGAATTTCCGCGAGCTAACCTGAGCTTCGATGGGCCTAGGCCCAACACATCAAACAAATGGGCTGGATCTTTGCTTAAGTGGGCTTAAATGGTCTGGGCTGGGCCCTGGATTGGATTTCACGTCCGTGTTATGATGTCATTACAATTGACCATCAAATTGGGAAAGCATCACGTCACGTCACGTCCCTGCTGTTTGCCACGTGTACGAATTGCCTCCACGTCAGCATTTCTCCTCTGCGCTAGCACCACCAACCAAAGTCCTAGCAGCGGGAAAGTGCAGCCGTTTCCCGCCAAAACACCACCCAAAATCCCCAATCTCGCGCCATCGCACGTCCCGCACAtcgcgcgccgtcggcggggaaggagagagagagagagagagagagagagagaggagggctTTAGCGCGTCGCTTCCAACGGTGATTGGAGCCAGAACCTTGCAGCCGTTATGGAGATCGTGAGATCCCACCGGCAGCTCGCGGCGGCtggcagaggaggaggcggcggcggcggggcgggaggGCTGCCGACGTACCGGGTGGCGCCGGAGCTGGAGGTGCGGCTGGAGGAGTTCGAGCTCTTCGCCATCGACCGCCTCCGAGGTGCGGTCGCCTTCTCTCCCCACCGTGCCGGCGTTTGTCCTTGCCTTTCCTTCCTCGCATCGGAACCTGTTAGCGATTTGACATTTGGACTGTTGCTGTGTTGATTAGTGTTGAAGGGGATCGCCGATGGGCTCTCGCGGGGGAAGAGGCCGGAGGAAATGGAGAAATTGGTGAGCTATCGTCTCTCTCGTTACAATTCCACAACGGAGATGTGAACTCCTCCCTGCATTGGAGCAAATTAAATTTCGTTTCTTGCTGGCCTTttagatttcaaatttcaagaTAGATGCCTTACGTTCGCGTTAGTTTGAAGTCGGATTGAGTTTCAAGTTTCAAGCTCTCGTTATGAAATTTACCATATTTTCTTTAGCATGATGAAGGCAgtgattttatcttttttcccctccttgtGCTTAGGTCAAAGAGTTGTGGAAGGCGCACATGAGGCACCATGACCCCGCAGAGACTTTGAATAAGGACATAATATCTCACTTTGTTCTCCGTCTTGTCTACTGCAGAACGTAAGCTTAAAATTCATTGCACCTGACATTGCTAGATAATAGTATGCCTGGTGGTTTTCTTCTGGTGCTTTAAGCCTTTGACTAACTTCGCAAGTGCTATCATACCCACCATCCAGGGAAGAACTGCGCAAGTGGTTTCTCTCCATGGAGACTACGCTTTTTCGCTATCGCTTTCGGCTGGAGAGTCCTGAATCGCAGGTGACTGTCTGTCTTTTCCTCGCATACGTGCGAAGGGGATCATGATTTAATCATTGCTTGTCACACACTATTTCTCAGAGGATGCTTATGAGTGAGTTCCAACTTCCATACAAAGCATTGCCACACTTGGAATTTGAGGTATGGGTTATGGAGTCTCTGTTGACTTGGCCCTTGGTTATTTATGCAATCATATTTACAGTAGTGAGATGTTCGTGCTTTCATATTTTAGGCTGTGAAAGACAAGTTGAGCCAAGTTGCACGTACCATTGGTCAGTCTGCAACTGGTATGGAGCCCCTTACAATGTTATGTTCGTTCTTTACTTCTTTATGTTGTTTAACTGCAATGGTATTTTGCTGCTTGCATTTGTGATCTTACACTTAGCTGCTAACTACGCTCTGTGTTTTCATTTTGCAGTTGAATCTGTGTTCTTCAAGGTATGTGCATCGATCTATTTTACCTTTTCAGTTCTATAttcagtagaaaaaaattgttcatGTGATTACCATTCTATAAACCATGTTCAAACCCAATTTAGGTACCTTTCGAAGAAGTTCCAGATCTTGTTGCCAGTCGGCGAGTATTTCTTTCAAAAGGATATGCTTATGTTGCAATGAGTCAGGTTTGTGTGATAACGAGAATGAAAACTTCTATGTACTTTTTGGATATTGTTTCCTGCCCATTTTAAACATGTATGATTTAATAGGTGGTTTCGCTTGTGGTTACCCAATTCCGCTGCAATATCTCGAAGGCACTTGTTTT includes:
- the LOC102714661 gene encoding protein DMP5-like, with protein sequence MATATAATAGGEAEVQIAVAHGAAPAAAAGAAGDVNRERSETSSPSRGGSTTTPQRPVIKGSSPQPPPPTAMDKTLSSVANLAKLLPTGTALAFQSLSPSFTNRGACLTSNRYLTAALLYLCVLSCIFFSFTDSFVGGDGKLYYGVATAKGFLVFNYDPSSGGGGGDDDDDQRRRREVFKDLRRLRIRWVDYVHAVFTAVVFLTVAFSSTAVQTCYFPDSGDNVKQLLTNLPLGAGFLSTTVFLVFPTTRKGIGYGDPSTN